In the genome of Populus nigra chromosome 9, ddPopNigr1.1, whole genome shotgun sequence, one region contains:
- the LOC133703975 gene encoding probable LRR receptor-like serine/threonine-protein kinase At3g47570, translating into MGCAVAFLLLISRLIVCLAIPHTNTTDELALMSLKKHITFDPGNILANNWSTATSFCSWIGVTCSAGHQRVTSLNLSSMRLEGTLPPQVGNLSFLVSMNLSNNSFHGYLPRELPHLHRLKDMNLAYNNFSGDIPSSWFAMLPQLQHLFLTNNSLAGSIPSSLFNVTALETLNLEGNFIEGNISEEIRNLSNLKILDLGHNHFSGVISPILFNMPSLQLINLRANSLSGILQVDMIMSNIPSALEVLNLGYNQLHGRIPSNLHKCTELRVLDLESNRLTGSIPKEICTLTKLKELYLGKNNLTGQIPGEIARLVSLEKLGLEVNRLNGNIPREIGNCTCLMEIHVDNNNLTGVIPNEMGNLHTLQELDLGFNNITGSIPSTFFNFSILRRVNMAYNYLSGHLPSNTGLGLPNLEELYLEKNELSGPIPDSISNASKLIVLDLSYNSFSGRIPDLLGNLRNLQKLNLAENILTSKSLHSELSFLSSLSNCRSLAYLRFNGNPLRGRLPVSIGNLSASLEELYAFDCRIIGNIPRGIGNLSNLIGLILQQNELTGAIPSEIGRLKHLQDFSLASNKLQGHIPNEICHLERLSYLYLLENGFSGSLPACLSNITSLRELYLGSNRFTSIPTTFWSLKDLLQINLSFNSLTGTLPLEIGNLKVVTVIDFSSNQLSGDIPTSIADLQNLAHFSLSDNRMQGPIPSSFGDLVSLEFLDLSRNSLSGAIPKSLEKLVHLKTFNVSFNRLQGEILDGGPFANFSFRSFMDNEALCGPIRMQVPPCKSINAHRQSKRPREFVIRYIVPAIAFIILVLALAVIIFRRSHKRKLSTQEDPLPPATWRKISYHELYRATEGFNETNLLGTGSCGSVYKGTLSDGLCIAVKVFHLQLEGELMRFDSECEVLRMLRHRNLVKIISSCCNLDFKALILEFIPHGSLEKWLYSHNYYLDILQRLNIMIDVASALEYLHHGCTRPVVHCDLKPSNVLINEDMVAHVSDFGISRLLGEGDAVTQTLTLATIGYMAPEYGLEGIVSVKGDVYSYGIFLMETFTRKKPTDDMFVGEMSLKNWVKQSLPKAITEVIDANLLIEEEHFVAKKDCITSILNLALECSADLPGERICMRDVLPALEKIKLKYKKDVERYYSSYV; encoded by the exons atgggTTGTGCGGTGGCATTTCTATTACTGATAAGTCGCTTAATTGTTTGTTTGGCAATTCCCCATACCAACACAACTGATGAATTAGCACTCATGTCCTTGAAAAAACACATCACATTTGATCCTGGTAACATCTTGGCAAATAATTGGTCCACCGCTACGTCTTTCTGCAGTTGGATTGGAGTCACTTGCAGTGCTGGCCACCAAAGAGTCACAAGCTTAAATCTTTCTAGCATGAGGCTTGAGGGCACCCTCCCTCCTCAGGTGGGAAATCTCTCATTTCTAGTCTCCATGAACCTGAGCAACAACAGCTTCCATGGTTACCTGCCCCGTGAGCTACCACACTTGCATCGCTTGAAAGACATGAATTTGGCATACAACAACTTTAGTGGAGACATTCCTTCCAGCTGGTTTGCAATGCTACCACAACTTCAACACTTGTTTCTCACCAATAACTCTCTCGCAGGTTCCATTCCATCATCTCTCTTTAACGTCACTGCACTGGAGACACTGAACCTGGAAGGCAATTTCATTGAAGGAAATATTTCGGAGGAAATCAGGAATCTTTCTAACCTGAAGATTTTAGACCTGGGACACAACCACTTTTCTGGTGTCATTTCTCCCATACTTTTCAACATGCCTTCTCTACAGTTAATTAATCTCCGAGCTAACAGTTTATCTGGCATTCTTCAAGTGGATATGATCATGAGCAACATCCCTTCCGCCCTGGAAGTGCTTAATCTGGGTTACAACCAGTTACATGGAAGAATTCCATCTAATCTGCATAAATGCACAGAACTTCGTGTATTAGACCTTGAAAGCAACAGATTAACAGGAAGCATTCCAAAAGAAATCTGTACTCTTACAAAGCTCAAGGAGCTATATCTTGGTAAAAACAACTTGACCG GTCAAATTCCTGGTGAGATTGCGCGTCTTGTTAGCCTGGAAAAGTTGGGCTTAGAAGTCAACAGATTAAATG GAAACATACCGCGGGAGATTGGCAATTGTACTTGTCTCATGGAAATACACGTGGACAATAACAATTTAACAG GTGTAATACCGAATGAAATGGGTAACTTGCATACACTACAAGAACTGGACTTGGGCTTTAACAATATCACTGGCTCCATTCCATCTACTTTCTTCAACTTCTCAATATTGAGAAGAGTCAACATGGCTTACAACTACCTTTCAGGCCATCTTCCATCAAACACAGGTCTCGGGCTTCCAAATCTTGAGGAGCTCTACCTAGAGAAAAATGAACTTAGTGGACCAATCCCAGATTCTATCAGCAATGCTTCAAAACTGATAGTCTTAGACTTGTCCTACAATTCATTCTCAGGCAGAATTCCTGATTTGCTTGGAAATTTAAGAAATCTGCAGAAACTCAATTTGGCAGAAAACATTTTGACCAGCAAGTCTTTACATTCAGAATTAAGCTTTCTCTCGTCTTTGTCAAATTGCAGGAGTTTAGCTTATTTAAGGTTCAATGGAAATCCATTGAGGGGTAGGCTTCCGGTTTCCATTGGGAATTTATCTGCTTCTCTTGAAGAATTGTATGCTTTTGATTGCAGAATTATAGGCAATATTCCCAGAGGAATCGGCAACTTAAGCAATTTGATAGGCTTAATCCTACAACAGAATGAACTGACTGGAGCAATTCCGAGCGAAATTGGAAGACTAAAACATCTGCAAGATTTCTCTCTGGCAAGCAACAAATTGCAAGGACATATTCCCAATGAGATATGTCATTTGGAGAGATTGAGCTACTTGTATCTCTTAGAAAATGGGTTTTCTGGATCACTGCCTGCATGCCTGAGTAACATTACATCTCTTAGAGAACTCTATTTAGGCTCCAATAGATTCACATCAATACCTACTACCTTTTGGAGCCTAAAGGATTTGCTACAGATAAACTTATCTTTCAATTCTCTAACTGGTACTCTCCCATTAGAGATTGGAAATTTGAAGGTTGTGACAGTTATCGATTTCTCAAGCAATCAACTGTCAGGCGATATCCCAACCAGCATCGCGGACCTTCAAAATCTAGCTCACTTCTCCTTATCTGATAATAGAATGCAGGGTCCtattccttcatcatttggtgaCTTGGTAAGTTTAGAATTCCTTGACCTATCAAGAAACAGTCTCTCTGGAGCTATCCCCAAGTCCTTAGAGAAACTTGTACATCTTAAAACTTTCAATGTGTCGTTCAATCGATTGCAAGGAGAAATTCTTGATGGGGGACCATTTGCAAACTTCTCCTTCCGATCATTTATGGACAATGAAGCATTATGTGGTCCGATTAGAATGCAAGTCCCGCCATGCAAAAGCATCAATGCTCATCGACAATCTAAGAGGCCTCGTGAATTTGTAATAAGATACATTGTACCAGCAATTGCATTCATAATTCTGGTACTTGCCCTCGCAGTTATCATCTTCAGAAGAAGCCATAAAAGGAAACTGAGTACTCAAGAAGATCCGTTACCTCCTGCAACATGGAGAAAAATTTCGTACCATGAGCTTTATAGAGCAACAGAAGGATTTAACGAAACCAACTTGCTAGGCACTGGGAGTTGTGGATCAGTATACAAAGGGACTCTTTCAGATGGATTGTGCATTGCAGTAAAGGTTTTCCATTTGCAGCTTGAAGGGGAGCTCATGAGATTTGACTCTGAGTGTGAAGTGTTGCGCATGCTTCGCCATCGAAATCTTGTCAAAATCATTAGCAGCTGTTGTAATCTTGATTTTAAAGCCTTAATACTGGAGTTCATACCTCATGGGAGCCTTGAGAAATGGTTGTACTCTCACAACTATTATCTTGATATCTTACAGAGGCTGAATATTATGATAGATGTGGCATCAGCATTGGAATATCTTCATCATGGCTGTACTAGACCTGTAGTCCACTGTGACCTAAAGCCCAGTAATGTCCTGATAAATGAAGACATGGTTGCACACGTGAGTGATTTTGGAATTTCAAGACTTCTAGGAGAAGGGGATGCTGTGACACAAACATTGACTCTAGCCACTATTGGTTATATGGCACCAG AGTATGGATTGGAAGGGATTGTGTCTGTGAAAGGTGATGTTTACAGCTATGGTATTTTCTTGATGGAAACTTTTACAAGAAAGAAGCCCACAGATGATATGTTTGTAGGAGAAATGAGCTTGAAGAATTGGGTCAAACAATCCTTACCCAAAGCAATCACTGAAGTTATTGATGCCAATTTGCTGATTGAGGAAGAACATTTTGTAGCTAAAAAGGATTGTATAACATCCATTTTGAATTTGGCCCTAGAATGTTCTGCAGATCTGCCAGGAGAGAGGATATGCATGCGAGATGTTCTTCCTGCTCTGGAGAAGATCAAGTTAAAGTACAAGAAAGATGTTGAGCGGTACTATTCCAGctatgtttga